The Bradyrhizobium barranii subsp. barranii genome segment GCGTGACGCAACGTACGCTCAGAAGAGAATCGCCGCCGATATCAAAGAAACTGCTGTCGATTCCCACCCCCTTGGCGCGTAATAGATCCTCCCAGATCCGAGCAAGAACTCGCTCGTTCCTGGTGCGGGGCTCAGCAGATGGACTGGTTTCTATTTCGTGGTAAGGAACGGATGATAGGCGAGCACGGTCTATCTTTCCGCTTGTCGTCAGGGGAACACTGTCAACCAACCTGAAGGCCGTGGGAACCATGGGAGAGGGCAATGTGTTGCGCAGGTGGGCGCGAATCTCTCCAGAGCTTAGCTCCTCGCGAGCGGGCACCACGCTCGCCGTCAAGCGGCGATCGTCATCAATGCATTCTGCGAAGACCGCGGCCTTTGCGATTGCCGGATGAGACTCAAGAGCAAGTTCGACCTCCTCCGGCTCGATACGAAAGCCCCTTACCTTGATCTGGTTGTCCGATCGGCCGCAAATCTCGAGTAGGCCGCTGGTTGAGATGCGTGCGATGTCCCCACTTCGATAAAGCACGTCGTACTGTCCGCCATCATACGGATTCGGCACGAAACAGCGGTCAGTCCGATCTTGATCCTGCCAATACCCAGCGCTCAGACAGCGGCCCGCGATGCACAGTTCGCCGGAGGCCCCAACAGGCACTCTCTTCAATCGTGCATCGAGCACGTAGAGTTTGACGTTGTCGATTGGCCGCCCCACTGGGACAAGCGCCGAGTTGTCATCCGCATCCGACGTTTCGTGCACGGCTGCATTGGACGCACATTCCGTCGCACCATAGAAGTTCCACAACGGCACGCCCGGAAAAGACTCACGCCAGCGAGCGGGCAGCGAGGAAGGCATCGGTTCGGCGCTGCTTGTGACCAATCTCAAGGCGGTCCTTTGCGGTTGCCGTTGCTGGGACCCGATGAGACCGGACAGAAGTGGCGGAGAGGCAAAAAAGCGTGTCACGCGATGTTTTGCGGATTTCACGGATCGTGAGCATCGATTTCGCGCGATCGTGAGCACTGAATTCAGACGATCGTGAGCAGCCCGCTACGGCCGATGGGAGATAGAGTCAGTGTTCTGGTTGGCCGTCAAGGGTGATGGTTTTGGCGCTGCGTTTTCGCATGCTTTCTCCGGTGAGCTGGAGGCGGTGGGCGTTGTGGACGAGGCGATCGAGAATGGCGTCGGCGACCGTGGGGTCCCCAATGGCTCCATGCCAGGTGTCCACGGGGAGCTGACTTGTGACGATGGTGGATGCGCGGCCATGGCGGTCCTCGAGGATTTCGAGCAGATCGCGGCGTTCCGCGGCGGTGAGCACCGATAGTCCCCAATCATCCAAAATCAGAAGCTGAGCGCGGCCGAGGCTTTTGAGGAGCCGAGCGTAACGTCCGTCTCCGCGCGCGAGCGCGAGCGCCTCGAACAGCCTTGGAACGCGATGATAGAGGACTGATCGGTTGTCGCGGCAGGCCTTGTGGCCGAGCGCGCAGGCTAACCAACTTTTGCCCAGGCCGGTTGCCCCGGTGACGAGCAAATTCTCGTGGCGATCGATCCAGCGACCTTCGACGAGTTTGGCGAAAACGGCGCGGTCGATGCCCCGCGGGGTGCGCAGATCGACGTCCTCGACGCAAGCAGTCTGGCGCAGTGCGGCGATCTTGAGGCGCGTGGTGAGCCGCCTGGTGTCGCGTTCGGCGGCTTCGCGGTCGACCAACAGGCCGATGCGATCTTCGAACGGCAGGGCTTCGAGATCGGGCGATCGGCGCTGCTCCTCGAAGGCCTTGGCCATTCCGGTCAGGCCAAGCTCGATCAGCCGTTCGTGGGTTGGGTGGTTAAGCATGCCGGGTCTCTCCTTGCTTCAGTGGAAGTAGTCGCGTCCGCGGATATTGCCGTGGCGCAGGGGCTGGTGCTCGAAAGATTCGTCGAAGAACGTGCGATCGAGGCCGTTCTGGAGGATCGATCTAATCGAGGCGACGGAGCGCGCCTTGATGAGGATGCCCCTCCGGCAGGCTGCGTCGAGGCGTTCGGCGCCGTAGCTTTTGACGAGCGCCAGAATGCCAAGGCAGGTTCGAAAGCCTTGTTCTGGATGGGGCCGGGCGTCGATCACGGCCTGGAAAAACGCTGCTGTCGAAGGACCGATCCGCTCGCCGGCGGCGATCACCGCGGCGGGGGTCCATTTGCCGTAGCGGCGATGGGCGCTGGGCATGTGGTCGGCGATGGTGGTGTGTCCGCGTCGGTTGGGCGCGCGGGCATGGCTGGCGATCCGCTGGCCCTTGTGGAAGATCTCGACCGTCCGATCGTCGATACGGGCATCGACCAGCTCGCCAATCAGACGATACGGCGCGGAGTACCAATGGCCGTCGACCTCGACATGATAATCGGGAGCGAGGCGGCAGCGCTTCCAGCGTGCGAAGGCATAAGGCTGATCTGGCAGCGGGGTTAGCTTGGGTTTGTCGAGTTCGGCAAACAGTTCGGCGCGGCTTGAGCCGAAGCCACGCATTTGACGAGCATTGAGTTCGTCGACGAGTGTCTTGATGGCGGCGTTGAGCTCGGCCCGGGAAAAGAAGCGCTGATTGCGCAGCCGGGCCAGAATCCAGCGCTGGGCGATTTGCACCGCGACCTCGACCTTCGCCTTGTCTTTTGGGCGCCGCGGCCGTGCGGCGAGAATGGCCGTGCCGTAATGGCTCGCCATCTCGGCATAAGTGCGATTGAGGCCGGGATCGTAGCGGTCGGGGTTGCTGACGGCGGCTTTGAGGTTGTCGCAGACCACGAACGTCGGCGTTCCGCTCAAAAACGTGAACAAGTTGACGTGGGCCCGGATCCAGTCGGCCAAGCTCTCGCTGGGGCAGGCCTCGGCGTAGGTGTAGTTCGAAGCGCCCATCGCCGCGACGAACAGCTTCATCGGCTGCACTTCCCCGGTCAGCGGATCGACGATGTCGATGGTGTCGCCGGCGAAATCCACGAACACCTTCTCGCCGCCCAGATGAATCTGCCGCATCGAAGGTCGGACCCGCCCCTTCCAGGCCTCGTAGGTAGTGCAGAACCACGTGTACCCGAAACCGTCGGGATTAACGGCGCGATACTCCTCCCAGAGCAGGCGACGGGTTACGTTGCGCCGGCGGAGCTCTTTATCGATGTAGCTCCAGTCGGGCACCGGCCGCTGCGGGCTCTGAGACGCTGGTCGTGGGGCCGGGAAAAGCAAAAGCTCCAGGTCTTCATCGGTCATTCCCTCCGGAAGCGGCCAGCTCAACCCAGCAGAGCGGGCGCGGCTCAGGTAGCTGTGCACAACGCCGTTGCTGACGCCCACGCTCCGCGCGATGGCCCGCTCTGGCAGGCCTTGAAAATGTTTTAACCGAAGGACTTCCTTGATCCGGCGCATCGACAATCTCTGGGTAGGCATTGGACTTCCTCGTTAACCACGAGGTCATCCCTAAGCCGGTTGAGTTGTCGGCCGAAGCGCTGCAAGGCTCCGAAAGCCTTGCTCACGATCCCGCGAAATCGTTGCTCACGATCGTCTGAAATCTCTGCTCACGATCCCCTGAAATCCGCGCTCACGATCCCGCGAAACGCGCAATGTTTTGCCAAACTGGACAACAACAGATCCGGATCTAGCACCTGCCCTTGGGTGAGGATCAGCGTGGGCACACCTCTCAGAAGCCCACCAAAATACTCCCAAGCGGACGCAACAAGGCAAGCGGACTTCTGGACAACCATGACGTCGGTGGTATCGAAGGGAAAGCACCGCCACATCCAGTTCAGCCGGTTGAGAATGGCCGCTTCCGGTATAAGAACCCCCTTCGCCCGGCCTGTGGAGGAGGACGTGTATATGAGGTTCGCAATTCGCTGATCTAACGGTCTGTCGCTAGGCGCGACACGATTCGCGGTCCTGCTGCGACTTTCTAAGGTGCATAAACAAATCGACGGTATGTCAAGATCAGGCTCCGTCCCCGCCATCGCGCGAACCAAGAGCTTTGCCTGACTATCTCGCAGGACGTGTTGGATGCTATCACGCGGATAATCCGGCGCTATCGGCACAACAACAGCATCCAAGCCTCGCGCCGCAAGCATGACAGCGGCAACATCCGGCGACCGGTCAACAAGCATGGCGACCAGATCGCCGGCCCCCACCTTCATATCCCGCAGTAACGAGTGGATAGCCGCTACGCGCTTACGCAGCTGGCCAAACGTGACCTCCCCGAACTCGCCAACATATGCTACTTTGCCGTGATTGGAGACGCTGATCTGCTCGAAGGCTTCAACAAGCAGACACTCGGATTCGTATCGCTGGATCCGCCCATCCAGCGACTCCAGTATAGTCAGGTCTGCGGCGCTAAGGCAGCTCAGTTCCTCAATGGGCGCAAGCGCTTTATCAACGCAGGCGGCAATCAGACACCGCAGATTGTTGGCCATGCGAACAGCCAGATCACTCGAGATGATGTCTTCCGCATACGCCAGCTGGAGCGCAATTTCATCGCCGTGATCTTGCGCGTACAGTGTTAAATCGAATTTGACATAGCCGGTGTCATACTCGCGGAATGTCAGAGCCAACTCGTCCCGACCCACTGGTTCGGCGGCTTCGGAGTACATGTTGAACATGACCTGGAAGATCGGTGATCGACCCGGATCGCGACATAACCTTGTATCCCTGACCATCCATCCGAATGGATAGGCCGAATTTGCGATGGCATCGCTGACCAAGCCCTGGATGCGCCTCGCATGAGCAGCAAAGGATTGACCGGCATCGATCGCGGCACGGATCGGCAGCATATTCAGGAAAAAGCCGATGATGTCTGCGCTGCCAGGTTGATCCCGTACCGCGTGTGGCATGCCGACGACAATATCGTCCTGACCGCTATACATTCGTAGCAGCAGCTGGAAGCACGCCAGTAGTGTTGTCGACGTGGTGCAGCTATTTTGGCGCGCGAATTCCCTTACCCGACTGGAGAGATCGCTGCCAAGCAGCACTGGATGCGAGGCACCGCGGTATGAATCCGTTTGCGGG includes the following:
- a CDS encoding condensation domain-containing protein; protein product: MQIVGGGYGGGNDGELRGAAERPGQELVFDAAAPWPENRASLSGHAAWEKQHISPEALENQRHYWRRQIGDDPPVLSLGRARPQTDSYRGASHPVLLGSDLSSRVREFARQNSCTTSTTLLACFQLLLRMYSGQDDIVVGMPHAVRDQPGSADIIGFFLNMLPIRAAIDAGQSFAAHARRIQGLVSDAIANSAYPFGWMVRDTRLCRDPGRSPIFQVMFNMYSEAAEPVGRDELALTFREYDTGYVKFDLTLYAQDHGDEIALQLAYAEDIISSDLAVRMANNLRCLIAACVDKALAPIEELSCLSAADLTILESLDGRIQRYESECLLVEAFEQISVSNHGKVAYVGEFGEVTFGQLRKRVAAIHSLLRDMKVGAGDLVAMLVDRSPDVAAVMLAARGLDAVVVPIAPDYPRDSIQHVLRDSQAKLLVRAMAGTEPDLDIPSICLCTLESRSRTANRVAPSDRPLDQRIANLIYTSSSTGRAKGVLIPEAAILNRLNWMWRCFPFDTTDVMVVQKSACLVASAWEYFGGLLRGVPTLILTQGQVLDPDLLLSSLAKHCAFRGIVSADFRGS
- the istB gene encoding IS21-like element ISFK1 family helper ATPase IstB, which translates into the protein MLNHPTHERLIELGLTGMAKAFEEQRRSPDLEALPFEDRIGLLVDREAAERDTRRLTTRLKIAALRQTACVEDVDLRTPRGIDRAVFAKLVEGRWIDRHENLLVTGATGLGKSWLACALGHKACRDNRSVLYHRVPRLFEALALARGDGRYARLLKSLGRAQLLILDDWGLSVLTAAERRDLLEILEDRHGRASTIVTSQLPVDTWHGAIGDPTVADAILDRLVHNAHRLQLTGESMRKRSAKTITLDGQPEH
- the istA gene encoding IS21-like element ISFK1 family transposase; its protein translation is MPTQRLSMRRIKEVLRLKHFQGLPERAIARSVGVSNGVVHSYLSRARSAGLSWPLPEGMTDEDLELLLFPAPRPASQSPQRPVPDWSYIDKELRRRNVTRRLLWEEYRAVNPDGFGYTWFCTTYEAWKGRVRPSMRQIHLGGEKVFVDFAGDTIDIVDPLTGEVQPMKLFVAAMGASNYTYAEACPSESLADWIRAHVNLFTFLSGTPTFVVCDNLKAAVSNPDRYDPGLNRTYAEMASHYGTAILAARPRRPKDKAKVEVAVQIAQRWILARLRNQRFFSRAELNAAIKTLVDELNARQMRGFGSSRAELFAELDKPKLTPLPDQPYAFARWKRCRLAPDYHVEVDGHWYSAPYRLIGELVDARIDDRTVEIFHKGQRIASHARAPNRRGHTTIADHMPSAHRRYGKWTPAAVIAAGERIGPSTAAFFQAVIDARPHPEQGFRTCLGILALVKSYGAERLDAACRRGILIKARSVASIRSILQNGLDRTFFDESFEHQPLRHGNIRGRDYFH